CGCTGATTGTCGGCCCGTGCGTTGCGCCTCCGCTGGCATTTGCTTTGGGCTATATCGGCCAAACCGGCGATGCCGTGTTGGGCGGCCTCGCGCTTTATGTCTTGGCACTCGGCACCGGCGTACCGCTCATTATCATCGGCACATTCGGCGGCCATATCCTGCCTAAAGCAGGCGACTGGATGAACGGCATCAAATACGCGTTCGGCTTCATTTTGCTGGCCGTTGCCGTATATCTCGCCACGCCGCATCTGCCCTATTTCGCAGTAGTCGGCCTCTACACCTTGCTGATGATTGTTCCCGCCCTGATGCTTTTGACAAAATCAGGCAAACAAAAAGGCCGTCTGAAAACAGTTGCCGCCGTATTAGGCTTTTTACTGTTGATTGGCGGCTCGTGGTTTGGCTGGCAAAGCTTCAACAAACAAACCACCGCCCTGCACCACTTTTTAACGTTGGTTCCGCCATCCGAAGCCGGCCAAGAAACCGACCACGGCAAGATGTTTACCGATGTCGGCGAACTCAAAGCCGCTATGGATGCCGCCTTGAAAGCCGATCCAAGCAAGCCCGTGCTAATTGATTTCTACGCCGACTGGTGCGTATCCTGCAAAGAAATGGCCGCCTACACGCTCAACCAACCGCAGGTACACGAAGCGGTCGATATGCAGCGCTTCTTCCAAATCGACGTAACCGCCAACACTCCCGACCATCAGGCCTTACTGAAAGAATACGGCCTCTTCGGCCCTCCGGGTGTGTTTGTGGTCCACGCCGACGGCAGTCATAGCGAACCCTTATTAGGCTTTGTCAAACCCGATGCCTTCATTGAATGGTATCGCAAAAACGAGAAATAGCCGTCTATAAAAAGGCCGTCTGAAAACAGATTTTCAGACGGCCTTTTCATATGTTCAAAAATTAAAACTCATCTTGATGCCAACGCGTAGAACGCAAAATGCTGGAATCAACATCTTGAATATTACGATGGCCGGTAAACGCCATAGAAATATCCATTTCTTTATACAGGATTTCCAGCGCACGGGTTACGCCTTCTTCACCATACGCACCCAAACCATACAGGAACGCCCGGCCAATCATCGTACCTTTCGCACCCAAAGCCCAAGCCTTCAAAATATCCTGACCGCTGCGGATACCGCTGTCCATCCAAACCTCGATGTCGCTGCCCACTGCGCTAACCACATCAGGCAAAGCTTTAATGGCAGACACGGTATCGTCAAGCTGACGACCGCCATGATTGGAAACGACCAATGCGTCCGCACCGCTTTTCGCTGCCTTTTCCGCATCTTCAGGTTCCATAATGCCTTTGATAATCAGCTTGCCGCCCCACAAATCCTTAATGCGCGCCACATCGTCCCAGCTCAGGCGCGGGTCGAATTGTTCGGAAGTCCATGAAGACAGCGAAGACAAATCGCCTACGTTTTTCGCATGACCGACGATATTGCGGAAGGTACGGCGTTCCGTGTTCAGCATTTTCATACACCATTCCGGTTTGGTCGCCAAATTGATTAAATTGGCGATGGTCGGTTTCGGCGGCGCAGACAGGCCGTTTTTAATGTCTTTGTGGCGCTGACCCAAAACCTGCAAATCGGCGGTCAATACCAAAGCCGAACAATTGGCAGCTTTTGCACGCTTAATCAGGTTTTCCATAAACTCGCGGTCGCGCATCACATAAAGCTGAAACCAAAACGGCGAGCTGGTGTTTTCAGCCACATCTTCAATCGAACAAATAGACATGGTCGACAGCGTAAACGGAATACCGAATTTTTCCGCCGCCCGCGCCGCCAAGATTTCACCGTCGGCGTGCGCCATGCCCGTGAAACCTGTCGGCGCAATCGCTACCGGCATTTTCACATCCTGCCCGATCATTTTGGTCTCAAGGCTGCGTCCTTCCATATTAACCAATACTTTTTGACGGAAACGGATGTCTTTAAAATCCGACGTATTTTCACGATAAGTGGTTTCCGTCCAAGAGCCTGAGTCAATATAGTCATAAAACATACGCGGCATTTTACGTTTGGCAACAAGGCGCAAGTCTTCGATACAGGTTATTTTGCTTAAATCACATTTCATTGTCGATTGCCTCTGTTCAAGTAAAGACGGATGGTTCAGGCCGTCTGAATATTTCAAACAACCCTTTGCTCTGCTCCATCAAAACAACTAAATTTTAAGAATAATTTTGATAATCTATATTAGTATCAATATTAAATCAAAACATTTTAACCCTGATATTTGTAGGGTTGATAGCCTTTTTTCAGACGGCCTTAAATCCAAATTACAGAAAAATAAAGAAAATATTTTCCAATTTAAAAATCAGCCAATGCCACCATTTAAACAAACAATCAAACCGAGCTGCCACATACTTGACTGAAACACTCAGATATTAGACAATTCCCCCACTAATAAAAACGCCCCACACAGGCAACCACACCATGAGACTGACTACCAAAGGGCGATTTGCAGTAACCGCCATGATAGATTTGGCGATGAACGCGCAAACAGGCGCTGTCAAACTCAGTGCCATCAGCGAACGACAAAGCATATCGCTTTCCTACCTCGAACAATTATTCAGCAAGCTGCGCCGTGCCGGATTGGTTGAAAGCCTACGCGGCCCCGGCGGAGGCTATATCCTTGCCGCACCCGCCGAGCAAATCAATATTGCACAAATCATCTCCGCAGCCGAAGACCGACTGGATGCCACACAATGCGGCAGCAAAGCAAACTGCCACCACGGTGCCCCCTGCCTGACCCATGACCTTTGGGAGAACTTAAACAAAACCATCAATGATTACCTCAGCAGCGTTACGCTGCAAAGCATCATTGAACAAAAAAACTGCAGCGACAGCAGTCATGTCGTTACCTTTACACACATTCATTAAACCGACCTACGGCAAAGACCGCAGGCAGATGACCAAACGAAAGAGCAAACCATGACCGTCAAAACCCCCGTATACCTCGACTACGCCGCAACCACTCCCGTTGACCGCCGCGTTGCCGAAAAAATGATTCCCTACCTGTCCGATATTTTCGGCAACCCAGCCTCCAACAGCCACAGCTTCGGCTGGGAAGCAGAAGAAGCAGTCGAAAAAGCACGCGCAGACATTGCAGCCCTGATTAACGCCGACTCCAAAGAAATCGTTTTTACCAGCGGCGCAACCGAGTCCAACAACCTCGCTATCAAAGGCGCGGCGCACTTCTACAAATCTAAAGGCAACCACCTCATCACCGTAAAAACCGAGCACAAAGCCGTGCTCGATACCATGCGCGAACTCGAACGCCAAGGTTATGAAGTAACTTACCTGGACGTACAAGAAAACGGTTTGGTCGATTTAGACGTACTGAAAGCCGCCATCCGCGAAGACACCATCCTCGTTTCCGTTATGTGGGTAAACAACGAAATCGGCGTGGTTCAAGATATTCCTGCCATCGGCGAAATCTGCCGCGAACGCAAAATTATTTTCCACGTTGACGCAGCACAAGCATGCGGCAAAGTACCTGTTGATGTTGAAGCTGCCAAAGTTGATTTGCTGTCTATGTCCGGCCACAAAGTATACGGCCCTAAAGGCATCGGCGCCCTGTATGTACGCCGTAAACCACGCGTCCGCCTCGAAGCCCAAATGCACGGAGGCGGTCACGAACGCGGTTTCCGTTCCGGCACATTGCCGACCCATCAAATCGTCGGCATGGGCGAAGCCTTCCGCATTGCCAAAGAAGAATTAGCACAAGACACTGCGCACTACCTGAAACTGCGCGATATCTTCCTCAAAGGTATCGAAGGCATCGAAGAAGTCTACATCAACGGCGACCTCGAACACCGCGCTCCAAACAACCTGAACGTCAGCTTCAACTTCGTCGAAGGCGAAAGCCTGATTATGGCAGTCAAAGAACTCGCCGTATCCAGCGGCTCCGCCTGTACTTCCGCAAGCCTTGAGCCAAGCTACGTTTTACGCGCACTCGGCCGCAACGACGAATTGGCACACTCATCCCTGCGCATCACCTTCGGCCGCATGACCACCGAAGAAGAAGTCCAATTCGCAGCAGAACTGATTAAATCCAAAATCGGCAAACTGCGC
This genomic interval from Neisseria sp. Marseille-Q5346 contains the following:
- a CDS encoding IscS subfamily cysteine desulfurase codes for the protein MTVKTPVYLDYAATTPVDRRVAEKMIPYLSDIFGNPASNSHSFGWEAEEAVEKARADIAALINADSKEIVFTSGATESNNLAIKGAAHFYKSKGNHLITVKTEHKAVLDTMRELERQGYEVTYLDVQENGLVDLDVLKAAIREDTILVSVMWVNNEIGVVQDIPAIGEICRERKIIFHVDAAQACGKVPVDVEAAKVDLLSMSGHKVYGPKGIGALYVRRKPRVRLEAQMHGGGHERGFRSGTLPTHQIVGMGEAFRIAKEELAQDTAHYLKLRDIFLKGIEGIEEVYINGDLEHRAPNNLNVSFNFVEGESLIMAVKELAVSSGSACTSASLEPSYVLRALGRNDELAHSSLRITFGRMTTEEEVQFAAELIKSKIGKLRELSPLWEMFKEGIDLNSIEWAAH
- the iscR gene encoding Fe-S cluster assembly transcriptional regulator IscR, coding for MRLTTKGRFAVTAMIDLAMNAQTGAVKLSAISERQSISLSYLEQLFSKLRRAGLVESLRGPGGGYILAAPAEQINIAQIISAAEDRLDATQCGSKANCHHGAPCLTHDLWENLNKTINDYLSSVTLQSIIEQKNCSDSSHVVTFTHIH
- a CDS encoding alpha-hydroxy acid oxidase, with protein sequence MKCDLSKITCIEDLRLVAKRKMPRMFYDYIDSGSWTETTYRENTSDFKDIRFRQKVLVNMEGRSLETKMIGQDVKMPVAIAPTGFTGMAHADGEILAARAAEKFGIPFTLSTMSICSIEDVAENTSSPFWFQLYVMRDREFMENLIKRAKAANCSALVLTADLQVLGQRHKDIKNGLSAPPKPTIANLINLATKPEWCMKMLNTERRTFRNIVGHAKNVGDLSSLSSWTSEQFDPRLSWDDVARIKDLWGGKLIIKGIMEPEDAEKAAKSGADALVVSNHGGRQLDDTVSAIKALPDVVSAVGSDIEVWMDSGIRSGQDILKAWALGAKGTMIGRAFLYGLGAYGEEGVTRALEILYKEMDISMAFTGHRNIQDVDSSILRSTRWHQDEF